The following coding sequences are from one Musa acuminata AAA Group cultivar baxijiao chromosome BXJ1-6, Cavendish_Baxijiao_AAA, whole genome shotgun sequence window:
- the LOC103989953 gene encoding homeobox-leucine zipper protein ATHB-13: MSRNGMPPFFSASLLSRIPYEESHHAPHNSTNPLMLPTYPQDLRGRRSTSFSGMETCEELNLEDDISDDGLQPPGEKKKRLNLEQVRTLEKSFVMGKKLEPERKMELARSLGLQPRQIAIWFQNRRARWKIKQLEKDYDELKRQFEMMKAQNDALHAHNKELLSQILSLKGKDVSESINLNKETEGSCSMRSENSPDISLEISREPMNHNPSDLHQQSRTFFPSASQLLHSSSKSETPKVESSVQRDNLCNMFYSTDDQSAFWAWSEQHNFHQ, encoded by the exons ATGTCTCGCAATGGAATGCCGCCATTCTTCTCTGCAAGCTTGTTGTCACGGATTCCTTACGAGGAGAGCCACCACGCACCCCACAACTCCACGAATCCACTAATGCTACCCACCTATCCACAGGACTTGAGAG GGAGAAGATCCACGTCCTTCTCGGGGATGGAGACCTGCGAGGAGCTGAACCTGGAGGATGATATTTCCGACGACGGACTGCAGCCAccgggggagaagaagaagaggctgaACTTGGAGCAGGTCAGGACGTTGGAGAAGAGCTTCGTGATGGGGAAAAAGCTGGAGCCAGAGAGGAAGATGGAACTAGCCAGATCTCTCGGGCTGCAACCGAGGCAGATAGCTATATGGTTCCAGAACAGGAGAGCGAGGTGGAAGATCAAGCAGTTGGAGAAGGACTACGATGAACTCAAGAGACAGTTTGAGATGATGAAGGCACAGAATGATGCCCTGCACGCCCACAACAAGGAGCTTCTTTCTCAG ATTTTGAGTCTCAAAGGCAAAGATGTCTCCGAGTCCATCAATCTCAACAAGGAAACAGAGGGCTCCTGCAGCATGAGGAGCGAGAACAGCCCTGACATCAGTCTGGAGATCTCAAGGGAACCAATGAACCATAACCCGTCGGATCTCCACCAGCAGAGCAGAACCTTCTTCCCGAGTGCTTCCCAGCTTCTTCATAGCTCCTCCAAGTCAGAAACACCCAAGGTGGAGAGCAGCGTCCAGAGAGACAACCTCTGTAACATGTTCTACAGCACAGATGATCAATCTGCCTTCTGGGCGTGGTCAGAGCAACACAATTTCCATCAGTAG
- the LOC135677387 gene encoding transcription factor TCP15-like: MIHQKDAVAYLFQEYLLRSFTFFSADPSPHSLSSFLPNSITTVCTSWHNPGMEGESRGYRRPNDALGFFEKKQEDHSCSAYPSPAISSTTTTAAGEPVVNPQNKPPPKKIRNSNKDRHTKVEGRGRRIRVPALCAARIFQLTRELGHKTDGETVEWLLQQAEPAVIAVTGTGTIPAAAAFTSLSTISLRNSGSSVSASPHLLAANYFNSDRSFSFSSDGQSTSTSVFLNVNPCSKRGREPEIRPHRPHPLQNQIAVHGQASHGRMPGTLWPVTNPNTQDTMGGDDRSTWTLPDQLGSSNMLRVSASSGLHSMNLCTSMAMLPSQQLDLCWGGDGGTPASLDGYRSLSTAERMPSPTRQAHRDGLCGGTSGNLAKQLIQEYNNKNM, translated from the exons ATGATCCATCAAAAAGATGCAGTGGCTTATCTCTTCCAGGAATATCTCCTTCGATCTTTCACTTTCTTCTCCGCAGATCCATCTCCCCATAGCCTTTCATCCTTCCTGCCAAACTCCATAACAACAGTTTGTACCTCATGGCATAATCCAGGCATGGAAGGCGAATCACGCGGATACCGACGGCCCAATGACGCTCTCGGGTTCTTTGAGAAGAAGCAAGAAGACCACTCCTGCTCCGCCTACCCTTCTCCTGCCatatcctccaccaccaccaccgccgccggcGAGCCCGTCGTCAACCCACAGAACAAGCCACCTCCCAAGAAGATCAGGAACTCCAACAAGGACCGCCACACAAAGGTGGAGGGGCGCGGGCGACGGATTCGCGTGCCTGCCCTCTGCGCCGCCCGCATCTTCCAGCTCACCCGCGAGCTTGGCCACAAGACCGACGGGGAGACCGTCGAGTGGCTGCTCCAGCAGGCTGAGCCCGCCGTGATCGCGGTCACAGGCACTGGCACTATCCCCGCGGCCGCCGCCTTCACCTCTCTCAGCACTATCTCCCTTCGCAACTCCGGCTCCAGCGTTTCCGCTTCTCCTCACCTCCTTGCCGCTAATTACTTTAACAGCGATCGAAGCTTTTCTTTCTCCTCTGATGGCCAGTCAACGTCAACCTCTGTGTTTCTTAATGTCAATCCATGCAGTAAGCGCGGACGGGAACCGGAGATTCGTCCACACCGACCACATCCATTGCAGAATCAGATAGCAGTCCACGGCCAAGCTAGCCATGGACGGATGCCAGGGACACTATGGCCGGTGACAAACCCTAATACACAAGATACGATGGGTGGTGATGACCGGTCTACTTGGACGCTCCCTGATCAATTGGGCAGCAGCAACATGCTCAGAGTGTCTGCCTCCAGTGGCCTGCATTCCATGAACCTTTGTACATCCATGGCTATGCTGCCGAGCCAGCAGCTAGATCTGTGTTGGGGTGGTGACGGTGGCACTCCTGCTTCACTCGATGGGTATCGATCACTGAGCACCGCAGAGAGGATGCCATCTCCAACCCGACAAGCGCACAGAGACG GTCTATGCGGCGGGACTTCTGGAAACTTAGCCAAGCAGCTCATCCAAGAATACAACAACAAGAACATGTAA